Proteins from one Lacrimispora sphenoides genomic window:
- a CDS encoding YceD family protein gives MLINLTELFTLEGKEKTYTPDLDMKVYHGPGGDYEVVDAEPVLLRIMNLGGKKLVVEGKAKLALIIPCDRCLDPVRVDLSFDVIRALDLSETDSGIVEDFEEQPFINGYNLDVDQLVCDELILNLPMKVLCSEDCKGICNRCGTNLNHETCDCDIRSADPRMAVIQDIFKKFKEV, from the coding sequence ATGCTTATTAATTTAACTGAGTTGTTCACCCTTGAAGGGAAAGAGAAAACTTACACACCCGATCTTGATATGAAGGTCTATCACGGGCCAGGCGGTGATTATGAAGTAGTAGATGCAGAACCTGTGCTGCTGCGGATTATGAATCTTGGAGGCAAAAAGCTGGTAGTGGAAGGAAAAGCGAAATTAGCTTTGATCATTCCATGTGACCGCTGTTTGGATCCGGTACGTGTTGACCTAAGTTTTGATGTAATCCGTGCTCTTGATTTGAGCGAAACGGATTCGGGAATTGTAGAAGATTTCGAAGAACAACCATTTATTAATGGTTATAATCTGGATGTAGACCAGTTGGTTTGTGATGAACTCATACTGAACCTGCCTATGAAAGTTCTCTGCAGTGAAGACTGCAAGGGGATTTGTAATAGATGTGGAACAAATCTCAATCATGAGACTTGTGACTGCGATATTAGGTCTGCAGACCCTAGAATGGCAGTCATCCAGGATATTTTTAAAAAGTTTAAGGAGGTGTAA
- the rpmF gene encoding 50S ribosomal protein L32, with the protein MSICPKNKSSKGRRDKRRANWKMSAPNLVKCSKCGALMMPHRVCKACGSYNKKEIINVEA; encoded by the coding sequence ATGTCTATCTGTCCAAAGAACAAATCTTCTAAAGGAAGAAGAGACAAACGTAGAGCAAACTGGAAGATGAGCGCTCCAAACTTAGTGAAGTGCAGCAAGTGCGGTGCACTTATGATGCCTCACAGAGTATGCAAGGCTTGCGGTTCTTACAACAAGAAAGAAATCATCAATGTTGAAGCTTAA
- a CDS encoding PTS transporter subunit EIIC translates to MKHQVFGTLQKIGKSFMLPVAVLPIAGLLLGIGSTFTSTAYGSIVKEGGWLYKSLRVAADSGNIVFGLLPLLFAVAIAIGLAQKSKEIAALSAVIAYFVMNMAIMSIVKNFMDLEKLNQTPGLISSFLGFENTMNTSVLGGVIIGLVVARLHNRYYKIKLPDMLSFFGGTHFIPIISACAAIAMGIVFAIIWPLLGQGIALLGIGIAKLGYFGSFLYGFILRALIPTGLHHVFYMPFWQTALGGTAEVNGTVLEGAQNILFAQLANGDVISPSVAKFYSGNYPIMMFGFPAAALAMYHTAYKQKKAKIKGLLFSSALASFLTGITEPLEFSFLFVSPLLYFGIHCVLGGISFAVVNILNAGVGYTFSGGALDFALYGILPGNARTNWIAVLLVGFAYAIIYYVVFRFAITKLNIKTPGREDDEDSKLYTKADYLEKKKAEAKEKAGTSTDMYVQIVDGLGGMDNIVDLDNCATRLRVVVKDAAKTDEALLKSTGAAGVIQKGNNLQVIYGTKVSTIKTELEEYIESYNRRNHNEN, encoded by the coding sequence ATGAAACATCAAGTCTTTGGTACATTACAAAAAATCGGCAAATCATTCATGTTACCTGTTGCTGTCCTCCCCATTGCCGGTCTTCTTTTAGGTATCGGCTCTACATTTACCAGTACAGCTTATGGATCAATCGTAAAAGAAGGAGGTTGGTTGTATAAGTCTCTAAGGGTTGCGGCAGATAGCGGAAATATTGTCTTTGGGCTTCTTCCTCTCTTATTTGCCGTTGCAATTGCGATTGGCCTGGCTCAAAAAAGCAAAGAGATTGCCGCTTTATCCGCCGTTATTGCCTACTTTGTCATGAATATGGCCATCATGAGTATTGTTAAGAATTTTATGGACCTGGAAAAGCTTAATCAAACCCCAGGGCTAATAAGCAGCTTTTTAGGATTTGAAAATACGATGAATACAAGTGTTTTAGGCGGAGTTATCATCGGCTTAGTGGTTGCCCGGCTTCATAACAGATATTATAAAATAAAATTGCCTGATATGTTATCCTTTTTTGGAGGAACCCACTTTATCCCGATCATTTCTGCCTGCGCAGCTATTGCTATGGGAATTGTTTTCGCCATCATCTGGCCGCTTCTGGGACAAGGGATCGCCTTACTTGGTATAGGGATTGCAAAATTAGGTTATTTCGGGAGTTTCCTTTACGGTTTTATTCTGCGGGCGCTGATACCAACAGGACTGCACCATGTTTTTTATATGCCTTTCTGGCAAACTGCTTTAGGCGGAACTGCTGAGGTCAATGGAACGGTTTTAGAGGGAGCTCAGAACATCTTATTTGCCCAGCTTGCAAATGGAGATGTGATCAGTCCGTCTGTTGCAAAATTTTACTCCGGCAACTATCCCATTATGATGTTCGGCTTTCCGGCCGCTGCCCTGGCTATGTATCATACGGCTTACAAACAGAAAAAAGCTAAAATCAAAGGCCTCCTCTTCTCTTCCGCCCTTGCATCTTTCTTAACAGGCATTACAGAACCGCTTGAGTTTTCATTCTTATTTGTATCTCCGCTTCTATACTTTGGGATCCATTGTGTTTTAGGCGGCATCTCCTTTGCGGTTGTAAACATACTGAATGCAGGTGTGGGGTATACTTTCTCAGGCGGAGCCCTTGATTTCGCCTTATATGGTATTTTACCCGGGAACGCGCGAACAAACTGGATTGCCGTATTACTCGTAGGTTTCGCTTACGCAATTATTTATTATGTTGTTTTCCGGTTTGCCATAACGAAATTAAATATAAAAACACCTGGCCGGGAAGACGATGAGGATTCTAAATTATATACAAAAGCGGATTACCTTGAAAAGAAGAAAGCTGAGGCAAAAGAAAAAGCAGGTACATCCACAGATATGTATGTGCAAATCGTTGATGGACTGGGTGGAATGGATAATATTGTGGATTTAGATAATTGTGCTACACGTTTAAGAGTGGTTGTAAAAGACGCCGCAAAAACCGATGAGGCACTCCTTAAATCTACGGGTGCTGCAGGAGTTATTCAAAAAGGTAATAATCTGCAGGTGATCTACGGTACTAAGGTCAGTACCATCAAAACTGAATTGGAAGAATATATCGAAAGCTACAACAGGAGGAATCATAATGAAAATTAG
- a CDS encoding DeoR/GlpR family DNA-binding transcription regulator → MLVEERLAKIQEIVEKKKNVTMEELVDQLNVSKDTVRRDLIKLEKKGVLKRTYGGAIYGKKEALIMGYEERSKIYSTPKKKIAEAAEPLISEFSSVIFDSSTTVEAVIPLLASKSLTAITNSLTHAVELAKHGNKDIKVVGGKLHQIQLFLYGSDTVLELSQYRVDYTLLGVFAITGTGLYIHTEEEGLVKRAMVNCAKKVIAVADSTKMDTTGFFKVCALEDIDVLITDIEPSPDFQRDLQEHGVDLIIAG, encoded by the coding sequence ATGCTTGTGGAAGAACGTTTAGCAAAGATTCAGGAAATCGTTGAAAAAAAGAAGAATGTAACAATGGAAGAATTGGTGGACCAATTAAATGTATCTAAGGACACCGTTCGACGTGATTTAATTAAGCTTGAGAAGAAAGGTGTATTAAAGAGAACTTATGGAGGTGCAATATACGGAAAAAAAGAAGCCCTGATTATGGGCTACGAAGAAAGATCGAAGATATATTCCACTCCAAAGAAAAAGATTGCAGAAGCTGCAGAACCGCTCATTTCAGAATTTTCCTCTGTTATCTTTGACTCTTCAACCACGGTGGAAGCGGTGATTCCCTTGCTGGCTTCCAAAAGCCTGACCGCCATAACCAATTCTTTAACGCATGCGGTTGAGTTGGCAAAACACGGTAATAAGGATATCAAAGTGGTGGGAGGGAAACTGCACCAGATACAACTGTTTTTATACGGTAGCGATACGGTGCTGGAATTATCCCAGTACAGGGTTGACTATACACTGCTGGGAGTATTCGCAATTACCGGTACTGGGCTTTATATCCATACGGAAGAGGAAGGTCTGGTTAAAAGAGCCATGGTCAATTGTGCCAAGAAAGTCATCGCAGTCGCAGATTCTACAAAAATGGATACAACAGGCTTCTTCAAAGTCTGCGCATTAGAGGATATTGATGTTTTAATTACGGATATAGAACCCTCCCCGGATTTCCAACGTGATCTGCAGGAGCATGGTGTGGATTTAATTATCGCCGGATAA
- a CDS encoding MBL fold metallo-hydrolase encodes MKIRDNLYLISGGSYGELGNAYLIKTKNGYIMVDSSKPDALTTIRNNLAYWKIKEEEISAVLLTHGHDDHAGCAAYFQNQGAKIYVGVDNETLQKGDFGPNSPFTNHMAPPCVADVILKEDQILTFDDLHIIVYPMPGHTDGTILYYTKVDDDRILFTGDMFFVEGETGTDVRTGWKGDLSYNAEKLGISFQKLWNLNLDPNIILGGHGIPLIINNAKEAIRSAYKYHLLNNR; translated from the coding sequence ATGAAAATTAGAGATAATCTTTATCTGATCTCAGGAGGCAGCTATGGCGAATTGGGAAATGCCTATCTGATTAAAACCAAGAATGGTTATATAATGGTTGATAGCAGTAAACCGGATGCTTTGACGACTATCCGAAATAATCTAGCTTATTGGAAAATTAAAGAGGAAGAAATTTCAGCCGTTCTCCTTACCCATGGTCATGATGACCATGCTGGTTGTGCGGCCTATTTCCAGAATCAAGGTGCAAAAATATATGTTGGTGTAGATAATGAGACGCTCCAAAAAGGTGACTTTGGGCCAAATAGTCCCTTTACTAATCATATGGCGCCTCCCTGTGTTGCTGATGTTATACTTAAGGAGGATCAAATTTTAACATTTGATGACTTGCATATAATCGTTTATCCCATGCCCGGACATACCGATGGAACTATTCTTTATTATACCAAGGTTGATGATGACAGGATCCTATTTACAGGAGACATGTTTTTCGTAGAAGGGGAAACCGGGACAGATGTTAGAACTGGCTGGAAAGGGGACCTAAGTTATAATGCTGAAAAATTGGGGATAAGCTTTCAAAAATTATGGAATCTCAACTTAGATCCAAATATTATATTAGGAGGTCATGGGATTCCTCTCATCATCAACAACGCAAAGGAAGCAATTCGGTCCGCATACAAATACCATTTATTAAATAATCGATAA
- a CDS encoding M24 family metallopeptidase, with translation MMLNFDRIYLNTNLPEPKTYNEVCPVLLSDPTMEERYHKIIAGMKERELDYLVIYADKEHSGNFEYLTGFIPRFEEALLILKQDHKIYYLLGNENLKMSQYTRLPGHVIHVPSFSLPNQPMESEIALDSIFERQGLNQANRIGLVGWKLFTGIEAKEGPFDIPYYIVEALKRSARPDVNLVNANDLFIGPDKGVRITNNANEIAHYEYGANLSSNCILNALNAIEVDKAEIEIGKYLTADGQVNTVVPIAATGERFQQANLYPTAKKIQRGDAFSLTTGFKGGLSSRTGLVVSNETELPQDQKDYLGRVVYPYYNAVVAWLENLRINKTGKEIYQLIETVLPKEQYGWSLNPGHLTADEEWMSSPIYPGSENRIQSGMIFQIDIIPSVPGYTGVSAEDCIAIADEALRVRIQEEYPGLWKRILERREYITHTLNISLSDEILPLSNTVGYLRPFLLNKSAAMCCNNS, from the coding sequence ATGATGTTAAATTTTGATCGAATTTACTTAAATACGAATTTACCGGAGCCAAAAACCTACAATGAAGTTTGTCCTGTTTTATTGTCGGACCCAACGATGGAGGAGCGGTATCATAAGATAATAGCCGGAATGAAGGAAAGAGAACTCGATTATCTGGTAATTTATGCAGACAAGGAGCATAGTGGGAATTTCGAATACTTAACCGGCTTTATTCCGCGCTTTGAGGAAGCTTTGCTAATCTTAAAACAGGATCACAAGATATATTACCTCTTAGGAAATGAAAATCTAAAGATGAGCCAATATACCCGGCTGCCTGGCCATGTTATCCATGTCCCTTCCTTTTCGCTGCCAAACCAGCCTATGGAAAGTGAAATTGCTTTGGATTCTATTTTTGAACGGCAGGGGTTAAACCAGGCAAATAGAATAGGGCTAGTGGGCTGGAAGCTATTTACGGGCATTGAAGCGAAAGAAGGTCCTTTTGATATTCCTTACTATATTGTTGAAGCACTAAAGAGAAGTGCACGGCCAGACGTGAATTTAGTGAATGCAAATGATTTATTTATAGGGCCAGATAAAGGTGTTCGTATTACCAATAATGCAAATGAAATCGCTCATTATGAATACGGAGCCAATCTTTCCTCCAACTGCATTTTAAATGCACTAAATGCCATTGAAGTGGACAAGGCGGAAATCGAGATAGGCAAATACTTAACGGCAGATGGTCAGGTTAATACAGTGGTACCGATTGCCGCAACTGGAGAGAGATTTCAGCAGGCGAATCTCTATCCCACTGCAAAAAAGATTCAACGAGGAGATGCATTTTCTCTTACAACAGGCTTCAAAGGAGGCCTTTCAAGCAGGACTGGTCTTGTGGTCAGTAATGAGACAGAACTTCCTCAGGACCAGAAGGATTATCTGGGAAGAGTTGTTTATCCTTATTACAATGCAGTCGTTGCTTGGCTGGAAAATTTAAGGATAAATAAAACTGGAAAGGAAATCTATCAGCTGATAGAGACAGTCTTGCCGAAAGAACAGTATGGCTGGTCTTTAAATCCAGGACATTTAACCGCAGATGAGGAATGGATGTCGTCACCTATTTATCCGGGCTCAGAAAATAGAATTCAAAGCGGAATGATTTTTCAGATTGACATCATTCCATCCGTACCAGGATATACGGGCGTAAGCGCGGAAGATTGTATTGCCATTGCGGATGAAGCTCTGAGAGTAAGGATTCAGGAAGAATATCCCGGTTTATGGAAACGGATTCTTGAAAGAAGAGAATATATAACTCATACATTAAATATTTCCTTATCGGATGAAATCCTTCCGCTTTCCAATACGGTTGGCTATTTGAGACCTTTCCTACTAAACAAATCGGCTGCAATGTGCTGTAATAATTCTTGA